In Dyadobacter sp. NIV53, a single window of DNA contains:
- a CDS encoding Gfo/Idh/MocA family protein, with protein MNKIKVGVVGTGFIGPAHIEALRRLPNVEVAALCEVTAELAKEKADALGIPRSYTFDELLKQEDIQAIHICTPNFLHYNQSKAALLAGKHVICEKPLAKDLAEAEELVELAAKSGLVNAVHFNLRYYPLARQMKSMREKGELGEIYSFIGSYLQDWLFYETDYNWRLEPDKSGDSRAIADIGSHLMDILEYITGLKTVAVLADFNTIHKTRKKPLKAVETYSGKMLQPEDYADVPINTEDTANVLLRFDNGSKGVITVSQVSAGRKNRMTLEISGSKKTFNWTSEAPNEMWIGNRDKSNEILMRDPSLVHEDVRSLITFPGGHNEGFSDTSKQLFKEVYAAITVGKQPENPTFPTFADGYRELLICERILDSNKKQGWVEV; from the coding sequence ATGAACAAAATTAAAGTTGGCGTGGTAGGTACTGGCTTCATTGGGCCTGCACACATTGAAGCTCTGAGACGCCTCCCTAATGTAGAAGTTGCTGCCCTTTGCGAAGTAACTGCTGAACTGGCCAAAGAAAAAGCCGATGCACTGGGCATTCCGCGTTCTTATACCTTCGATGAATTATTAAAACAGGAAGACATTCAGGCAATCCATATCTGTACGCCTAATTTCCTTCATTACAATCAATCAAAAGCAGCATTATTAGCTGGCAAACACGTGATCTGTGAAAAGCCATTGGCAAAAGACCTGGCGGAAGCGGAAGAACTGGTGGAACTTGCAGCAAAAAGCGGACTGGTGAATGCAGTGCATTTCAACCTTCGTTATTATCCGCTGGCCCGCCAAATGAAGTCCATGCGTGAAAAGGGTGAATTAGGTGAAATTTATTCTTTCATTGGTTCTTATTTACAGGACTGGCTATTTTACGAAACTGACTATAACTGGCGCCTTGAACCGGACAAATCGGGTGACTCAAGGGCAATTGCTGATATTGGTTCACATTTAATGGATATTCTTGAATATATCACGGGTTTAAAAACAGTTGCTGTTCTGGCTGATTTTAATACCATTCATAAAACACGTAAAAAACCACTCAAGGCTGTTGAAACATATTCCGGCAAAATGCTTCAGCCAGAAGACTATGCTGATGTTCCAATTAACACCGAAGATACCGCCAATGTATTGTTGAGATTTGATAATGGAAGTAAAGGTGTAATTACAGTTTCTCAGGTATCGGCAGGACGTAAAAACCGTATGACGCTGGAAATTTCCGGATCTAAAAAAACATTTAACTGGACTTCCGAAGCTCCTAATGAAATGTGGATTGGTAACCGTGATAAAAGTAATGAAATCCTGATGCGCGATCCTTCTTTGGTACATGAAGATGTTCGCTCGCTTATAACATTCCCGGGCGGGCATAACGAAGGTTTCTCGGATACTTCAAAACAATTATTTAAAGAAGTTTATGCGGCAATCACAGTTGGTAAACAACCTGAAAACCCAACTTTTCCAACCTTCGCTGACGGATATCGTGAGTTATTGATTTGTGAAAGAATACTTGACAGCAACAAAAAACAAGGCTGGGTCGAAGTATAA
- a CDS encoding sugar phosphate isomerase/epimerase, whose protein sequence is MKTIKGPGIFLAQFLGDEAPFNTLDGIAQYMADLGYKGVQLPIWDPRVIDVKLAAESQTYADELNGKLKDKGLEITELASHIIGQLVASHPVYDDMYDGFAIPEVRKNPKARAEWAVQQLKYTAQASQKLGLTASATFSGALAWPFLYPWPQRPAGLVETAFKELAARWKPILDVYDENGVDVCYELHPGEDLFDGSTFEMFVDYLDGHSRANINYDPSHFVLQQLDYLQFIDLYHDRIKAFHVKDAEFNPTGKQGVYSGFAGWADRAGRFRSLGDGQVDFKSIFSKLSQYNYDSWAVLEWECCIKSPTQGAAEGAPFIANHIIEVTTKAFDDFAGAGTDEAFNRKALGL, encoded by the coding sequence ATGAAAACAATAAAAGGACCTGGAATTTTTCTTGCTCAGTTTTTGGGTGATGAAGCTCCCTTTAATACATTGGACGGTATAGCACAGTACATGGCTGACCTTGGATATAAAGGTGTACAGTTACCAATCTGGGATCCAAGAGTTATTGATGTTAAACTTGCTGCTGAATCTCAGACATACGCGGATGAATTGAACGGTAAGTTGAAAGATAAAGGTCTGGAAATTACAGAACTAGCTTCACATATTATCGGCCAGCTGGTGGCTTCTCATCCTGTTTATGACGATATGTATGATGGGTTTGCTATTCCAGAGGTGAGAAAAAATCCAAAAGCGCGTGCAGAATGGGCAGTACAACAGCTTAAATACACGGCTCAGGCAAGCCAGAAACTTGGTTTAACGGCCAGTGCAACTTTCTCAGGTGCTTTGGCCTGGCCATTTTTGTACCCATGGCCACAGCGCCCTGCAGGATTGGTTGAAACTGCATTTAAGGAACTGGCAGCCAGATGGAAGCCAATTCTGGACGTGTATGATGAAAACGGTGTCGATGTTTGTTATGAACTGCATCCTGGCGAAGATCTTTTCGATGGTTCTACATTTGAAATGTTTGTGGATTATCTGGATGGCCATTCGCGGGCTAATATCAATTACGACCCGAGCCATTTTGTACTGCAGCAACTAGACTATTTACAGTTTATCGATCTTTATCACGACCGTATCAAAGCATTCCATGTAAAGGATGCAGAATTTAACCCAACCGGAAAACAAGGCGTTTACAGCGGTTTTGCGGGATGGGCCGACCGCGCAGGACGTTTCCGTTCTCTTGGCGATGGACAGGTTGATTTCAAATCAATATTTTCGAAACTTTCCCAATATAATTATGATAGCTGGGCCGTTTTAGAATGGGAATGCTGCATAAAATCACCTACACAAGGCGCAGCAGAAGGAGCTCCGTTTATTGCAAACCACATTATTGAAGTAACTACCAAAGCTTTTGATGATTTTGCAGGGGCTGGTACTGATGAGGCATTTAACAGAAAAGCACTGGGACTTTAA
- a CDS encoding ThuA domain-containing protein produces the protein MFACFSFEAYSQTIITPEKRVLVFSKTASFRHSAIPAGKTAIIKLGKETGFETDTTENAAVFTDKNLQKYGAVIFLNTTGDVLNDKQQEAFEHYIQAGGGFVGIHAATDTEYDWPWYNKLVGAYFNGHPGNPNVQQGEAYVVNDNHPSMTGFPKKWKIKDEFYDFKSFNPKVTVLVKIDEKTYKDGKMGENHPMSWYHDYDGGKAFYTNFGHEDATYIDPVFVKHLTGGLNYVMAAKLDYSKARPEENRFTKKVLATKLDEPTELVVLDDQRVLFAERKGKLKLYNPKTGKVKVVAEVPVYIKQEYGLMGLNIDPNFKTNKLVYLYYSPPSSEADTAQHLSRFKYDDMKDTLLLSTEENLLTVPVKRTDCCHTGGSIAWDEKGNLYLSTGDDVNPFQSDGYGPIDERPGREGWDGQHSSSNTNSLRGKILRIKPRYGDRRANMPGGTNLYDIPEGNLFPPGNPKARPEIYVMGTRNPYRISIDKHTGYVYWGDVGPDASNDSPTRGPRGYDEVNQARKAGYFGYPLFIADNKPYIDFNFADSTSAKPFDPKAPVNNSPHNTGLQELPPAQPAFIWYPYADSPEFGPIVGKGGRNAMAGPVYYSADFQESKVKFPDYYNGKFFAYDWIRDYINIVTMNKEGDLMNIERFMPNGKFSHPIDMQFANDGSLYTLEYGPNWFAQNDEASLSHITYNAGNRVPVSAASAVNTTGAVPLKVNFSSKGSLDYDGDAIKYEWNFGKGFPKSVLPNPSFTYAKPGEYIAVLKVTDSAGNTNISEVTIKAGNAVPKVDVAIKGNKTFYWNDKPVDYEVTVSDKEDGSIANKTIPDDEVTLTINYLEGFDKTQLAQGHVANTGFETGKRLIELSDCKACHSITKKSIGPAYIEVAKRYEKERNSVKLLASKVIAGGGGVWGEQAMAAHPQHKPEEAEEMVKYILSLAQEKVVDKKPLKSTYLTQGKQKDGSYIFTASYTDKGNGNMGPQTGSKTVALRPAKIYASSMDSGKDFLKFKSGEGTETVVGLKNGSYIAFDDIDLTGISTINISAAVREGQTVGGTLEARLDSPTGIKVGEVKITSTGDVTIPVKAPADSRLRKLVFVFANPNAGGKPLFSVNTIQFNTALQ, from the coding sequence ATGTTTGCTTGTTTCAGTTTTGAAGCTTACTCACAAACCATTATAACGCCTGAAAAACGGGTTCTTGTTTTTTCAAAAACGGCAAGCTTCCGGCATAGTGCAATTCCGGCAGGAAAAACAGCCATTATTAAATTAGGAAAAGAAACTGGTTTTGAAACAGATACAACTGAAAATGCGGCCGTTTTTACGGACAAAAACCTACAAAAATACGGTGCAGTAATATTCCTGAATACTACTGGTGATGTTCTCAATGATAAACAACAGGAAGCTTTTGAACACTATATTCAGGCTGGCGGCGGTTTTGTAGGGATCCATGCTGCAACAGACACAGAATATGACTGGCCATGGTACAACAAACTTGTTGGTGCCTATTTTAACGGCCATCCCGGTAACCCTAATGTACAGCAAGGAGAAGCTTATGTAGTTAACGACAATCATCCTTCTATGACCGGATTTCCTAAAAAATGGAAAATAAAAGATGAATTTTACGATTTCAAAAGCTTTAACCCGAAAGTAACAGTTTTGGTTAAGATTGATGAAAAAACTTACAAAGACGGTAAAATGGGCGAGAATCATCCTATGTCATGGTATCATGATTATGATGGCGGAAAAGCATTTTATACCAATTTTGGGCATGAAGACGCCACCTATATTGATCCTGTATTTGTAAAACATCTCACTGGTGGACTCAATTATGTCATGGCTGCAAAGTTGGATTACAGTAAGGCACGCCCGGAAGAAAACCGGTTCACTAAAAAAGTATTGGCTACCAAACTGGATGAACCAACGGAACTGGTTGTACTGGATGACCAGCGTGTACTTTTTGCAGAACGTAAAGGGAAATTGAAGCTCTATAATCCTAAAACCGGAAAAGTAAAAGTTGTTGCGGAAGTACCGGTATATATTAAGCAGGAATACGGTTTAATGGGTTTAAACATCGATCCTAATTTCAAAACCAATAAATTGGTTTACCTGTATTATTCTCCGCCATCCTCCGAAGCCGATACAGCCCAGCATTTGTCACGGTTTAAGTATGATGATATGAAGGATACTTTGCTGCTTTCGACCGAAGAAAACTTACTGACAGTTCCGGTAAAAAGAACAGATTGCTGCCATACAGGCGGATCAATTGCCTGGGATGAAAAAGGAAATCTATATCTGTCGACAGGTGATGATGTAAATCCTTTTCAGTCTGACGGATATGGCCCGATTGACGAACGTCCCGGACGTGAAGGCTGGGACGGACAACATTCTTCTTCCAATACCAATTCTTTAAGAGGCAAAATCCTGCGTATTAAACCACGATACGGTGACCGTCGTGCGAATATGCCTGGCGGAACAAATTTGTATGACATCCCCGAAGGAAATTTATTTCCTCCCGGAAATCCTAAAGCCCGCCCTGAAATTTATGTAATGGGAACCCGTAATCCATATCGTATCTCGATAGACAAACACACAGGTTATGTATACTGGGGGGATGTAGGCCCGGATGCTTCCAATGACAGCCCGACACGTGGGCCTCGTGGTTATGACGAAGTAAATCAGGCAAGAAAAGCAGGGTATTTTGGTTATCCCCTTTTCATTGCTGACAACAAGCCGTACATAGACTTCAATTTTGCGGATAGCACATCAGCCAAACCATTCGATCCGAAAGCACCCGTCAATAATTCTCCTCACAATACAGGTTTGCAGGAATTACCTCCCGCACAGCCAGCATTCATTTGGTATCCTTACGCCGATTCACCAGAATTTGGGCCGATTGTAGGAAAAGGCGGACGTAATGCAATGGCCGGCCCGGTTTATTATTCAGCAGATTTTCAGGAAAGTAAAGTTAAATTTCCGGATTATTACAATGGAAAATTTTTTGCTTACGACTGGATCAGAGATTATATCAATATTGTAACGATGAACAAAGAAGGTGATCTGATGAACATTGAGCGATTTATGCCTAATGGGAAATTCAGTCATCCGATTGACATGCAGTTTGCGAACGACGGCTCACTTTACACACTGGAATACGGCCCCAACTGGTTTGCCCAAAATGACGAAGCCAGTTTGTCACATATTACATATAATGCAGGAAATCGTGTTCCGGTTTCTGCAGCAAGTGCAGTTAATACAACTGGTGCTGTTCCGTTAAAGGTGAATTTTTCGTCAAAAGGATCACTTGATTATGACGGAGATGCGATTAAATATGAATGGAATTTTGGAAAAGGATTTCCTAAAAGTGTATTGCCAAATCCTTCATTTACCTATGCCAAACCAGGAGAGTATATCGCAGTGTTAAAAGTAACGGACAGTGCCGGAAATACAAACATTTCTGAAGTTACTATTAAAGCAGGTAATGCCGTACCAAAGGTGGATGTGGCTATTAAAGGAAATAAAACATTTTACTGGAATGACAAACCAGTTGATTATGAAGTCACTGTAAGCGACAAGGAAGACGGTAGTATAGCTAATAAAACGATCCCGGATGACGAAGTTACTTTGACAATCAATTATCTGGAAGGTTTTGATAAGACGCAGCTTGCGCAGGGGCACGTAGCTAATACAGGATTCGAGACCGGAAAACGGTTGATCGAGCTGAGCGACTGCAAGGCATGCCATTCGATAACTAAAAAATCAATCGGTCCTGCTTACATAGAAGTTGCCAAACGTTATGAAAAAGAACGTAATTCGGTGAAACTGCTAGCGAGTAAGGTTATTGCAGGTGGTGGCGGTGTATGGGGAGAACAGGCAATGGCTGCGCATCCTCAGCACAAACCGGAAGAGGCCGAGGAAATGGTAAAGTATATTCTTTCTCTTGCACAGGAAAAAGTAGTAGATAAAAAGCCGTTAAAAAGTACCTACCTCACCCAGGGCAAACAGAAAGACGGATCCTACATATTTACAGCCAGTTATACAGATAAAGGTAATGGCAATATGGGACCGCAAACCGGATCTAAAACCGTAGCTTTGCGCCCGGCCAAAATTTATGCAAGCAGCATGGACAGTGGTAAAGATTTCCTGAAATTTAAATCAGGAGAAGGAACTGAAACAGTTGTTGGACTTAAAAACGGGAGTTATATTGCTTTTGATGATATTGATCTTACTGGTATTAGCACCATAAATATTTCAGCAGCAGTAAGAGAAGGTCAAACAGTCGGTGGAACTCTTGAAGCTCGCCTTGACTCTCCAACTGGCATTAAAGTCGGAGAAGTGAAAATTACTTCAACCGGTGATGTAACTATTCCCGTAAAAGCACCGGCTGATAGCCGTTTGCGTAAATTGGTTTTTGTTTTTGCAAATCCAAATGCAGGTGGGAAACCTTTATTTTCTGTTAATACGATCCAGTTTAATACTGCATTGCAATAA
- a CDS encoding TIGR02757 family protein, producing MQNNTLKAAGFSAYVIDLLEQKTEQYNRPEFISNDPVCIPHRFSKKQDIEIMGFWAAILAWGQRKTIVNKCLELCELMDNAPHDFVLNHQESDLKRFLYFKHRTFNSTDTLYFLHFFRNYYKTHDSLENAFSDHLNPGDDTIEKGLIGFHDLFCDSENFPLRTRKHIATPLRKSSCKRLNMFLRWMVRKDDNGVDFGIWNQISPSQLICPCDVHVDRVARLLGLLQRPVTDWQTAKELTASLRLINPNDPVKFDFALFGLGIEGFATPAIQVYRK from the coding sequence GTGCAAAATAATACTTTAAAAGCTGCCGGTTTTTCAGCTTACGTGATAGACTTATTAGAACAAAAAACGGAACAATACAACCGGCCTGAATTTATTTCAAATGATCCTGTTTGTATTCCACATCGTTTTTCTAAAAAACAGGACATTGAGATCATGGGTTTCTGGGCTGCCATTCTTGCCTGGGGCCAGCGTAAAACAATCGTTAATAAGTGTCTGGAATTATGCGAGTTAATGGATAATGCTCCACATGATTTCGTGTTGAATCATCAGGAAAGTGATTTGAAAAGATTTCTTTATTTTAAGCACCGGACGTTTAATTCCACCGACACACTTTATTTCCTGCATTTCTTCCGGAATTATTATAAAACGCATGATTCACTTGAAAATGCTTTTAGTGACCATCTGAATCCGGGAGATGACACAATAGAAAAAGGGTTGATCGGCTTTCACGATTTATTCTGTGATTCTGAAAACTTCCCACTTCGAACGAGAAAACATATTGCAACGCCGTTAAGAAAATCATCATGTAAAAGACTAAATATGTTTTTGCGCTGGATGGTACGAAAAGATGACAACGGCGTTGATTTTGGTATCTGGAATCAAATTAGTCCGTCCCAGTTGATTTGTCCCTGTGATGTACATGTGGACAGGGTAGCTCGTTTGCTTGGCTTACTTCAAAGGCCTGTAACCGACTGGCAAACAGCTAAGGAACTAACAGCATCCCTTCGCTTAATTAACCCAAATGATCCGGTAAAATTCGACTTTGCTCTTTTTGGCCTTGGTATTGAGGGTTTTGCAACTCCGGCCATTCAGGTGTATCGGAAATAA
- a CDS encoding LysM peptidoglycan-binding domain-containing protein, with protein MKYIFCLVFITGLFSSLSSARANGKFAADSVGSEKVGGKIFVLHRVNTGQTMFAVVRQYGTTIQALREANPGMNDQIQSGQMIRVPYTAKSSKKEAKKEETKKSEVKETKPVSVNSPASSTTSAPVASAVSVAPNGIHRVEPGQTLYRVAVKYGVLMADIRKWNNLTDDNLKDGQELIVTEKASEKEKAVAVVTPHVAPKVDVTNVVKDSLKAKAAVPEKVVKPVEEVAPPRVVSGKKKSESGLAEMIETDESTSKFLGLHRNAPIGALVEVLNEYNQEKIIVRIIGRIPDTSINDDIVIKLSSRAFEKVSPNSKRFRAVVSYLE; from the coding sequence ATGAAATACATTTTTTGCCTGGTATTCATTACCGGTTTATTTAGTAGCTTATCAAGTGCCCGTGCGAATGGGAAGTTTGCAGCAGATTCAGTTGGATCTGAAAAAGTTGGAGGTAAAATTTTTGTCTTACACCGGGTTAATACCGGACAAACAATGTTTGCTGTTGTACGCCAGTACGGCACCACCATACAAGCACTACGGGAGGCTAATCCTGGTATGAATGATCAGATCCAATCCGGACAAATGATCAGGGTTCCATATACTGCTAAATCTTCGAAGAAAGAGGCTAAGAAAGAAGAAACCAAGAAAAGTGAAGTAAAGGAAACCAAACCTGTAAGTGTTAATTCACCTGCATCGTCTACAACATCTGCTCCTGTTGCATCAGCTGTATCTGTTGCGCCAAATGGAATTCACAGAGTTGAACCAGGCCAGACCCTGTACCGGGTTGCTGTGAAGTACGGCGTATTAATGGCTGATATCCGTAAATGGAATAATCTGACCGATGATAATCTGAAAGACGGCCAGGAATTAATTGTAACCGAAAAAGCCAGCGAAAAGGAGAAAGCAGTGGCAGTGGTAACGCCTCATGTAGCTCCGAAAGTGGATGTTACCAACGTTGTGAAAGATTCCTTGAAAGCAAAGGCAGCCGTTCCTGAAAAAGTAGTAAAACCGGTGGAAGAAGTAGCTCCTCCAAGAGTTGTATCAGGAAAGAAAAAATCCGAGTCGGGATTAGCTGAAATGATCGAGACAGACGAAAGCACCAGTAAATTTCTGGGCTTGCACCGTAATGCACCAATTGGTGCTCTGGTTGAGGTTTTGAATGAATATAACCAGGAAAAAATTATTGTAAGGATTATTGGCCGAATTCCGGACACGAGTATTAATGACGATATTGTTATCAAACTTTCGTCACGGGCTTTTGAAAAAGTTTCACCTAATAGCAAACGTTTTAGAGCTGTAGTGAGTTATCTTGAATAA
- a CDS encoding DUF4905 domain-containing protein, translated as MPDSDADSNLWAVELRDVPPAKKVSFAVIDLKKPELKWKEAPEATDWWTSLTAFSYGHVYLHNNRYPDLPQPTDLFDGFR; from the coding sequence TTGCCTGACTCAGATGCTGATAGTAATCTGTGGGCAGTTGAATTGCGGGATGTTCCACCGGCAAAGAAAGTATCTTTCGCTGTGATTGATTTAAAAAAACCGGAATTAAAATGGAAAGAAGCACCGGAAGCCACCGATTGGTGGACATCCCTGACTGCGTTTTCTTATGGGCACGTTTACCTGCACAATAACCGTTATCCAGACTTACCACAACCAACAGACCTTTTTGATGGTTTCCGCTGA
- the kdsB gene encoding 3-deoxy-manno-octulosonate cytidylyltransferase, whose product MQILGIIPARYASTRFPAKALVDIGGKSMIQRVYEQASKATNLSQVIVATDDARILDHVLSFGGKAVMTSENHQSGTDRCFEALTKTEGHYDYVINIQGDEPFISPEPIDSLADELNGQIELATLVKIIDTEDILFNVNVPKAVLNNRREILYFSRQTIPYIRNQEADQWLKNHTFYKHIGIYAYRSDVLAALTELPVSSLEKAEALEQLRWLENGYSIKAVITSDDSHGVDTPDDLDKVTRKFLS is encoded by the coding sequence GTGCAAATATTAGGAATAATACCGGCTCGATATGCATCCACTCGTTTTCCGGCCAAAGCGCTTGTAGATATTGGTGGAAAAAGTATGATCCAACGAGTTTATGAACAAGCGAGTAAAGCCACAAATCTTAGCCAGGTGATTGTGGCAACAGATGATGCGAGAATATTGGATCATGTATTGAGCTTTGGCGGTAAAGCAGTTATGACATCGGAAAATCATCAAAGTGGAACTGACAGATGTTTTGAAGCGCTTACTAAAACAGAAGGCCACTATGACTATGTTATTAATATACAAGGTGATGAGCCATTTATCAGCCCGGAACCAATTGATAGTCTGGCAGATGAATTAAACGGGCAAATTGAATTAGCTACTTTGGTTAAAATTATTGATACAGAAGATATACTTTTTAACGTCAATGTTCCGAAAGCAGTTCTTAATAACCGTCGTGAAATATTATATTTCAGCAGACAAACAATTCCTTACATCAGAAATCAGGAAGCAGATCAGTGGCTGAAAAATCACACTTTTTATAAACATATAGGTATTTACGCGTACCGCTCCGACGTACTTGCGGCACTTACTGAATTACCCGTAAGTTCTCTTGAAAAAGCCGAAGCTCTGGAACAGCTTCGCTGGCTTGAAAATGGTTATTCTATTAAAGCTGTAATCACATCCGACGACTCGCACGGTGTAGATACTCCTGATGATCTGGATAAGGTAACACGTAAATTTTTATCCTGA
- a CDS encoding cell division ATP-binding protein FtsE — protein MTEEASEPIIVLDRADIYQGDRPVLNDVHFEIKDGEFVFMIGRTGSGKSSLLKTLYADLWLHTGSAKVAGYELHNIKRADIPHLRRKIGIVFQDFQLLSDRSVEDNLSFVLRATGWEDKTKISMRIAEVLMQVGLGTAQKRMPHQLSGGEQQRVVIARAMLNEPKILIADEPTGNLDPIVADQVMQVFKTINNAGTAILMATHNHEFIRKFPARVLKCENGAVVEG, from the coding sequence ATGACTGAAGAGGCATCAGAGCCGATTATTGTATTAGACAGGGCAGATATTTATCAGGGAGACCGGCCTGTTCTGAATGATGTTCATTTTGAGATTAAAGATGGCGAGTTCGTTTTTATGATCGGACGGACAGGAAGTGGTAAAAGCTCGCTTTTAAAAACACTTTACGCGGATTTGTGGCTTCATACCGGTTCTGCAAAAGTAGCGGGCTATGAGCTTCATAATATTAAACGTGCTGATATTCCTCATTTGCGTCGTAAAATTGGCATTGTTTTCCAGGATTTTCAATTACTGTCAGACCGTTCAGTTGAGGATAATCTTTCTTTCGTATTACGTGCAACGGGTTGGGAGGACAAAACAAAAATTTCCATGCGTATTGCAGAAGTGCTTATGCAGGTAGGGCTCGGAACTGCTCAAAAAAGAATGCCGCATCAGCTTTCAGGCGGTGAACAGCAGCGTGTTGTAATTGCCCGTGCAATGCTGAATGAACCAAAAATTCTAATTGCTGACGAGCCAACAGGGAACCTGGATCCAATTGTTGCGGATCAGGTTATGCAGGTTTTCAAAACTATAAATAATGCCGGAACCGCAATACTAATGGCTACTCATAATCACGAATTTATAAGGAAATTTCCTGCACGAGTTTTGAAGTGTGAAAACGGCGCTGTTGTCGAAGGCTGA
- the fsa gene encoding fructose-6-phosphate aldolase encodes MKFFIDTANLKDIQEAQALGVLDGVTTNPSLMAKEGITGKDNIMRHYKAICDLVDGDVSAEVVSIDLAGMIREGEELIEIDDKIVVKIPMIKEGVKALKYFSSKGVRTNCTLIFSAGQALLAAKAGATYVSPFIGRLDDISTDGVALIEQIMTIYRNYGFETQVLAASVRHPMHILQCAEIGADVMTGPLSVIEALLKHPLTDSGLEKFLADYAKGNS; translated from the coding sequence ATGAAATTTTTCATTGATACCGCAAACCTGAAAGACATTCAGGAAGCTCAGGCCTTGGGCGTTTTAGACGGAGTTACTACTAACCCTTCATTAATGGCAAAAGAAGGAATTACCGGTAAGGATAATATCATGCGTCATTATAAAGCAATTTGCGATTTAGTGGATGGTGATGTGAGTGCGGAGGTAGTTTCAATTGATTTGGCTGGAATGATTCGTGAAGGCGAAGAGCTGATCGAAATCGATGATAAAATTGTGGTAAAAATCCCGATGATCAAAGAAGGCGTGAAAGCTTTGAAATATTTTTCATCAAAAGGAGTTCGTACCAACTGTACGCTAATCTTTTCAGCAGGACAGGCTTTATTGGCTGCAAAAGCCGGAGCAACTTATGTTTCCCCGTTCATTGGCCGTTTGGATGACATTTCAACTGATGGTGTTGCCTTAATTGAACAGATCATGACTATTTATCGTAACTACGGTTTCGAAACTCAGGTTTTAGCAGCCTCAGTACGTCACCCGATGCATATTCTTCAGTGTGCTGAAATTGGAGCTGACGTTATGACAGGCCCGTTAAGTGTAATTGAAGCATTATTAAAACATCCTCTTACAGATTCAGGTTTGGAAAAATTCCTTGCTGACTACGCAAAAGGAAATTCTTAA
- a CDS encoding tetratricopeptide repeat protein — protein sequence MNHYAPSIFFIFLLLLSACSQSSDAFLKKGKDLMHEGKTKEAIEYINKAIEKNTSNAEAFNLRGVAYYELKEYPNALLDFNQSIKLEPNSYRPYFNRALLYTSENHLDSALSDYDQAAKLAPDTSDVFLNRGQLHVLMEKIPAAVTDFEKATKLNENSKQAWYNLGNTYYRQKDYKKATLAFRQTIKLDSQYGKAFYGLGLAQWYDGEKDLGCGNFKQAASLGYSDAGTALSQFCQ from the coding sequence ATGAATCATTATGCCCCGTCAATTTTTTTTATTTTTTTATTATTACTGTCTGCCTGTTCACAATCTTCCGATGCTTTCCTAAAAAAAGGCAAGGATTTGATGCATGAAGGAAAAACCAAAGAAGCCATTGAATATATTAATAAAGCCATTGAAAAAAATACATCTAATGCCGAAGCTTTTAATTTACGCGGAGTTGCCTATTATGAATTAAAGGAATATCCCAATGCCCTATTGGACTTTAACCAGTCAATTAAATTAGAACCAAATTCTTACCGCCCTTATTTCAACAGAGCTTTGCTGTATACAAGTGAAAATCATTTGGATTCAGCTTTGTCGGACTACGACCAGGCTGCAAAACTGGCACCCGACACCTCAGATGTTTTTCTTAACCGCGGGCAATTGCATGTATTGATGGAGAAAATTCCTGCCGCGGTAACTGACTTTGAAAAAGCAACCAAGCTTAATGAAAACAGCAAACAGGCCTGGTACAACCTGGGGAATACTTATTATCGTCAGAAAGATTACAAAAAGGCAACTTTGGCTTTCCGTCAAACCATTAAACTGGATTCACAATATGGCAAGGCTTTTTATGGATTGGGACTTGCACAATGGTACGACGGTGAAAAAGATCTGGGCTGTGGTAACTTCAAACAAGCCGCAAGCCTGGGTTACAGCGATGCCGGTACTGCTTTAAGCCAGTTTTGCCAATAA
- a CDS encoding transmembrane 220 family protein, with translation MKLFKIVFGVIFIIFSYLQFNDPDSSIWIFTYSFAALACYMSFKELWPSWVFYAMAAVYVIGAIYQWPPSFEGIFFW, from the coding sequence ATGAAATTATTTAAAATTGTTTTCGGAGTTATATTTATCATTTTCTCCTATTTGCAGTTCAACGATCCTGATTCAAGTATCTGGATATTTACTTACAGTTTTGCTGCATTAGCCTGTTACATGAGTTTCAAGGAACTGTGGCCCTCGTGGGTATTTTATGCCATGGCCGCAGTATATGTAATTGGAGCTATCTACCAGTGGCCTCCGTCATTTGAAGGGATATTTTTTTGGTGA